One Roseimicrobium gellanilyticum DNA window includes the following coding sequences:
- a CDS encoding carbohydrate binding domain-containing protein → MKLLCPRIVHVATVAFVCVLSVTHACAQGEPTGGRPDLLTNAGFENGMDGWTFGCHQKKGEAALDTEVKRNGNASLRITNAGGDDSFLKQAVKIKPKTRYRLSGYIKTKDVVVKGGQAATLALEGGFESSDSVKGTNSWKKFDFEFDSAALETAKVGPRLGGHSSMAVGTAWYDDLKLIELGPSRNR, encoded by the coding sequence ATGAAGCTGCTTTGCCCTCGTATCGTTCATGTCGCCACGGTGGCGTTCGTTTGTGTCCTTTCCGTCACACACGCGTGCGCCCAAGGGGAGCCCACCGGTGGCCGCCCGGATCTGCTGACGAATGCAGGTTTTGAGAATGGGATGGATGGATGGACTTTCGGCTGCCACCAGAAAAAGGGCGAGGCTGCGTTGGACACAGAGGTGAAGCGCAACGGCAATGCGAGCCTCCGCATCACCAATGCGGGCGGTGATGACAGCTTCCTGAAGCAGGCCGTGAAGATCAAGCCCAAGACGCGCTATCGTCTCTCCGGCTACATCAAGACGAAGGATGTGGTGGTGAAAGGTGGCCAGGCGGCGACGCTTGCTCTTGAGGGTGGCTTTGAGTCCAGTGACTCGGTGAAGGGCACCAACTCGTGGAAGAAGTTCGACTTCGAGTTCGACTCTGCCGCGCTGGAAACCGCAAAGGTGGGCCCCCGGCTCGGAGGTCACTCCAGCATGGCTGTGGGCACGGCGTGGTATGATGACCTGAAGTTGATTGAGCTGGGGCCTTCGAGGAATCGGTAA
- a CDS encoding amidase, giving the protein MKTLAHRIPVPRAAAGALTLTALLLTSCSFSGLRKPATPEPHAFISYKAPAPGDTNLRLAVKDLIDMKGEVTSAGSEYLYKNAPPATKDAECMKYIRGRRDVTIVGKANLSEFAIGVSGSNDYFGTPVNPVDKSRVPGGSSSGSAVAVAMNLADVALGTDTAGSIRVPACCCGIAGLKTTFGRISTKGVYPISPKYLDTVGPLARDVDGLVNGMELLEPGFQNEYARAKAANPLAKTIRIGRLRVPGTDPAIDDAIDRQLAAAGFTVIPLSAEFHEEWAKAQHDGNLVAAAASYYNNDQIRKHKGVGNRASKAILFGDLVFSRKYDDEAKREAAIARRDHWRDVLRQTFKRVDAIALPVLQRAPYHRNVAFTAIFEAKFIKIQNTVAVNYAGVPAVAIPVPLHKSGAFPVTSVQFVGPANSEAALLNIGRLAEKRS; this is encoded by the coding sequence ATGAAGACCCTCGCCCATCGCATCCCGGTCCCTCGTGCCGCCGCAGGCGCACTCACGCTCACCGCGCTCCTCCTCACCAGCTGTTCCTTCTCCGGGCTGCGCAAGCCGGCCACGCCGGAACCGCATGCCTTCATCTCCTACAAGGCGCCTGCGCCTGGCGATACCAACCTCCGCCTTGCCGTGAAGGACCTCATCGACATGAAAGGGGAGGTGACCAGCGCTGGGTCCGAGTACCTCTACAAGAATGCGCCGCCTGCCACGAAGGACGCGGAGTGCATGAAATACATCCGCGGTCGCAGGGACGTGACCATCGTGGGCAAGGCGAACCTGAGCGAGTTCGCCATCGGAGTGTCCGGTTCGAATGACTACTTTGGCACACCGGTAAATCCCGTGGACAAGTCCCGCGTGCCCGGTGGCTCATCCAGCGGCTCTGCCGTGGCTGTGGCCATGAACCTTGCGGATGTAGCGCTTGGCACGGACACCGCAGGTTCCATTCGCGTGCCTGCCTGTTGTTGTGGCATCGCGGGCTTGAAGACCACCTTTGGACGTATCTCGACCAAAGGTGTGTATCCCATTTCCCCCAAGTACCTCGATACGGTGGGGCCTCTCGCGCGTGATGTGGATGGACTCGTGAATGGCATGGAACTGCTGGAGCCCGGGTTCCAGAATGAATACGCCCGTGCCAAAGCTGCCAACCCCCTGGCAAAGACCATCCGCATCGGCCGCCTTCGCGTCCCCGGCACAGATCCCGCCATCGATGATGCCATCGACCGGCAACTCGCTGCAGCTGGCTTCACCGTCATCCCACTCAGTGCCGAGTTTCACGAGGAGTGGGCCAAGGCCCAGCACGATGGCAATCTCGTGGCCGCCGCCGCCTCTTACTACAACAACGATCAAATCCGCAAACACAAGGGCGTGGGCAACCGCGCCAGCAAGGCCATTCTTTTTGGGGACCTTGTCTTCTCCCGCAAATACGACGACGAAGCCAAACGCGAAGCCGCCATCGCCCGCCGCGACCATTGGCGCGACGTCTTGCGCCAGACCTTCAAACGGGTGGATGCCATTGCGCTTCCAGTGCTCCAGCGCGCGCCCTACCACCGCAACGTCGCCTTCACCGCCATCTTCGAGGCCAAGTTCATCAAAATCCAAAACACCGTCGCGGTGAACTACGCTGGCGTCCCCGCCGTCGCCATTCCGGTGCCGCTGCACAAGAGTGGGGCATTCCCCGTTACCAGTGTGCAGTTCGTCGGTCCCGCCAACAGCGAGGCGGCACTGTTGAACATCGGGCGGCTGGCGGAGAAAAGGAGTTAG
- a CDS encoding serine hydrolase domain-containing protein has protein sequence MNRRNTFAVLLAGLSSRGLLHAQSASLNMDAMKAAASLLQTQAEKGVIESAVLHVQRGSQVFQQAFGKARSTEAIFLLGSITKPMTAIAVMVLADRGKLRLSDPVMKFIPEFSEGARRKITLEQVLIHTSGLPDQLPENNELRRRHAPLSEFVQATVRTPLLFEPGTQYHYQSMGILLAAEVVERVAKMSLPDFLSKEVFAPLGMKHSALGLGAFKMEETMRVQTEHAAPESGAGSADAKNWDWNSPYWRKLAAPWGGALCSAGDVALFLRSFLHPAGKVLRPETAQLMIQDHTQGLSARRGIGFALGPAGFGKSCSDQSFGHSGSTGMLAWADPKTDLSCVILTSLPGSVSRPLVLQPVSDVVSG, from the coding sequence ATGAACCGACGCAACACGTTTGCCGTACTGCTGGCTGGGCTCAGTTCCCGGGGTCTTCTGCACGCACAATCCGCCTCACTCAACATGGATGCCATGAAAGCCGCCGCCTCCCTTTTGCAAACACAGGCCGAGAAGGGCGTCATTGAAAGTGCAGTACTGCATGTGCAGCGAGGATCCCAAGTGTTTCAACAAGCGTTTGGCAAGGCCCGCTCCACAGAGGCGATTTTTCTTCTGGGATCAATCACCAAGCCCATGACAGCCATCGCGGTGATGGTGCTCGCGGACCGTGGCAAGTTGCGTCTTTCCGACCCGGTAATGAAGTTCATTCCCGAGTTCTCTGAGGGCGCACGGAGGAAGATCACCCTCGAACAGGTGTTGATCCACACGTCGGGCCTGCCGGACCAGCTGCCGGAGAACAACGAACTGCGTCGGCGTCATGCGCCGCTGTCAGAGTTTGTCCAGGCCACGGTGCGTACGCCGCTGCTCTTTGAACCGGGCACGCAATACCACTACCAGAGCATGGGCATCCTGCTCGCCGCGGAGGTGGTGGAACGCGTCGCCAAAATGTCACTGCCGGATTTCCTTTCGAAGGAGGTGTTCGCCCCGCTCGGCATGAAGCACAGCGCACTCGGCCTGGGAGCGTTCAAGATGGAAGAGACCATGCGGGTGCAGACAGAACACGCTGCGCCGGAATCCGGCGCTGGATCGGCAGATGCGAAGAACTGGGACTGGAACAGTCCGTACTGGCGCAAACTGGCCGCGCCATGGGGCGGCGCCTTGTGCAGCGCTGGCGATGTGGCCCTGTTCCTGCGCAGCTTTCTGCATCCGGCCGGCAAGGTGCTGCGCCCGGAAACCGCGCAACTCATGATTCAAGATCACACACAAGGGCTCAGCGCGCGTCGGGGAATCGGCTTCGCGCTCGGCCCAGCCGGATTCGGCAAGAGTTGTTCCGACCAATCCTTCGGCCACAGCGGATCGACCGGCATGCTGGCGTGGGCCGATCCCAAGACCGACCTCTCGTGCGTGATTCTCACCTCTCTGCCGGGTTCGGTGTCACGCCCGCTGGTGTTGCAGCCGGTGTCGGATGTGGTTTCCGGATAG
- a CDS encoding 6-phosphofructokinase has protein sequence MENLTRQKSVIDGAAALISERRVAYEARDSLQTTVERLGTPEFENPQSEELLGLFRPEDSRRAVLADMDYIETFIAAGKGVPGFPEAGPRRKLFFNPKTVRAAIVTSGGVAPGLNRVTHAIVQRHYATYGCDITEGGAVFGVYDGITGLLGDEMDIGLLSPEFTREHLAEGGSKLGLRRVNKDVLVEQTDKIVANLRKQRINILYVIGGDGSLRAANHIAKLVPDMAVIGVPKTMDNDILWVAQSFGFSTTVDKATDVIRQMETEASSTRRVGIVELFGAESGFVAANAAHAFGKCTLVLIPEMFAGYQTAEEIEAALMQCLEHVVAKVGSMPRGEGVIVVAEGVGELMWQRKVKIGDEEPIHDRFSYQVERWLKNRLKDGRGRSVGTFVNRPRHHIRAIPPNAFDQTYCDRLGALAVEAGLAGYTRCVISYWLSEFVLVPLALIAQGQKRLTTSGMFWKQIVLSTGQPAFGVGT, from the coding sequence ATGGAAAACCTCACCCGTCAGAAGTCCGTCATCGATGGTGCCGCCGCGCTCATAAGTGAGCGGAGGGTGGCCTATGAGGCGCGAGACTCCCTGCAGACTACGGTGGAGCGCCTGGGCACGCCCGAGTTTGAGAACCCGCAGTCGGAAGAATTGCTGGGCCTTTTCCGGCCCGAGGATTCCCGACGTGCCGTGCTGGCGGACATGGATTACATCGAGACCTTCATCGCCGCAGGGAAGGGCGTGCCGGGATTCCCCGAGGCGGGTCCGCGCCGGAAGCTCTTCTTCAATCCCAAGACCGTCCGTGCGGCGATCGTCACCTCCGGCGGGGTGGCTCCTGGATTGAACCGCGTGACGCACGCCATCGTGCAGCGCCACTATGCTACTTACGGCTGCGACATCACCGAGGGCGGTGCCGTCTTCGGTGTGTATGATGGGATCACCGGCCTGCTGGGGGATGAGATGGACATTGGTCTGCTCTCGCCCGAGTTCACCCGCGAGCACCTCGCGGAAGGCGGCTCCAAGCTGGGCCTGCGCCGTGTGAACAAGGATGTCCTCGTGGAGCAGACGGACAAGATCGTGGCGAATCTCCGCAAGCAGCGGATCAACATCCTCTACGTCATCGGCGGTGACGGCTCCCTGCGTGCCGCCAATCACATCGCCAAGCTCGTGCCGGACATGGCGGTGATCGGAGTGCCCAAGACGATGGACAACGACATCCTCTGGGTGGCGCAGTCCTTCGGATTCAGTACCACGGTGGACAAGGCCACGGACGTGATCCGCCAGATGGAAACAGAAGCCAGCTCCACCCGGCGTGTGGGCATCGTGGAACTCTTCGGTGCGGAATCTGGATTCGTCGCGGCGAATGCCGCTCACGCCTTTGGCAAATGCACGCTGGTGCTCATTCCGGAAATGTTCGCCGGCTACCAGACTGCTGAGGAAATCGAAGCTGCTCTTATGCAGTGTCTGGAGCACGTGGTGGCGAAGGTCGGCTCCATGCCGCGAGGAGAGGGCGTCATCGTCGTCGCCGAAGGGGTGGGGGAACTGATGTGGCAGCGCAAGGTGAAAATCGGTGATGAAGAACCCATTCACGATCGCTTCTCCTACCAAGTCGAGCGCTGGCTCAAGAACCGTCTCAAGGACGGTCGCGGCCGCAGCGTGGGCACCTTTGTGAACCGCCCGCGCCACCACATCCGCGCCATCCCGCCGAACGCCTTCGACCAGACCTACTGTGACCGCCTCGGCGCCCTCGCCGTGGAGGCAGGTCTCGCAGGCTACACCCGCTGCGTCATCTCCTACTGGCTCTCCGAGTTCGTCCTCGTGCCCCTCGCCCTCATCGCCCAGGGACAAAAACGCCTGACCACCAGCGGCATGTTCTGGAAACAGATCGTGCTCAGCACCGGCCAGCCGGCGTTTGGGGTGGGGACGTAA
- a CDS encoding NAD(+)/NADH kinase, which yields MARRMALFGGSFNPPGLHHLRIAEVLAREFDEVRIVPCGPRPDKPEVNSVPSAFRAALCDLTFGCLKGAVVDLFDLEQDTFTRNHALEERYQAEAEVWHVVGADWIEGGAQHRSAIHTGWEKGPELWQRSRFAILTRPGHTMDAADLPPNHVLIPLEIPGSSTLIRDSLLHRRAADHLLTKKAHRYINRYGLYRGTNPATWSRGTLEDLKCMIQTDPRNGKSVNWRDKFQPHVNEDAPDFILTLGGDGAMLRCIREYWRKRLPFFGVNAGHVGFLMNAPDQVFEQSFPPTEVIFRQLPQIYIEMETETGEIIQDYAFNDAWVERSTSQSAWLEVKVNGISRLPKLVSDGALVSTAAGSTAYARAMGASPLLADTPAWLLVGSNVLEPAHWKSALLSSDTSVEILNLECDKRPTTAYVDGVSQGAVRSIRARLSRAAAVELVFLANRDMAEKIAGIQFMR from the coding sequence ATGGCACGCCGCATGGCCCTCTTTGGGGGCAGCTTCAATCCACCGGGTTTGCATCACCTCCGCATCGCGGAAGTGCTCGCGCGTGAGTTTGATGAGGTGCGCATCGTGCCCTGTGGCCCCCGGCCGGACAAGCCCGAGGTGAACTCCGTGCCCTCTGCCTTCCGCGCGGCGCTGTGTGACCTGACCTTCGGCTGCCTGAAAGGGGCCGTGGTGGATCTCTTTGACCTGGAGCAGGACACCTTCACGCGAAATCATGCGCTTGAGGAACGCTACCAGGCGGAAGCGGAGGTCTGGCATGTCGTCGGCGCTGACTGGATCGAAGGTGGAGCACAGCATCGTTCAGCCATCCACACTGGTTGGGAAAAGGGACCGGAGCTGTGGCAGCGCAGCCGCTTTGCCATCCTCACGCGGCCGGGCCATACCATGGACGCTGCGGATCTCCCGCCGAACCACGTGCTCATTCCCCTGGAGATTCCGGGTTCCAGCACCCTCATCCGCGACTCGCTGCTCCACCGCCGGGCGGCAGATCACCTGCTCACGAAGAAAGCTCACCGCTACATCAATCGCTACGGACTCTACCGCGGCACAAACCCCGCCACCTGGTCACGCGGGACGCTGGAGGATCTGAAATGCATGATCCAGACAGACCCGCGCAATGGGAAATCTGTGAATTGGCGGGACAAATTCCAACCGCACGTGAACGAGGACGCGCCCGACTTCATCCTCACCCTGGGAGGAGACGGCGCCATGCTGCGGTGCATTCGTGAGTACTGGCGGAAGAGGCTGCCCTTTTTTGGCGTGAATGCCGGGCACGTGGGATTCCTGATGAATGCGCCGGATCAGGTGTTTGAGCAGAGCTTTCCTCCCACGGAGGTCATCTTCCGGCAGCTCCCCCAGATCTATATCGAGATGGAAACGGAAACGGGTGAAATCATCCAGGACTACGCCTTCAATGACGCCTGGGTGGAGCGCTCCACCAGTCAGAGTGCCTGGCTGGAGGTGAAGGTGAACGGCATCTCCCGCCTGCCGAAGCTCGTGAGCGACGGAGCCCTCGTCTCCACGGCAGCCGGTAGCACCGCCTACGCACGCGCCATGGGTGCCTCCCCTCTCCTGGCGGACACACCCGCGTGGCTGCTGGTGGGCTCCAATGTCCTGGAGCCCGCCCACTGGAAGAGCGCCCTGCTCTCCAGCGACACCTCGGTGGAGATCCTCAATCTGGAGTGCGACAAGCGCCCGACGACCGCCTATGTGGACGGCGTGAGCCAGGGGGCCGTGCGCAGCATCCGTGCGCGCCTGAGCCGGGCAGCCGCCGTAGAGCTGGTCTTTCTGGCGAACCGTGACATGGCGGAGAAAATCGCCGGGATTCAGTTCATGCGTTGA
- the argS gene encoding arginine--tRNA ligase, which produces MSTFRKLLSQRLQAAFAAANITLPEGAVIDVTNASDSRFGDYQSNAAMTVAKLLKTNPRQLATTIADTFDGTGLCQKPEVAGPGFLNFRLTNETLASTLNAHVADAHLGVPRAEQAKTIVVDFSAPNVAKPMHVGHIRSTFIGDSLARLARYVGHHVITDNHIGDWGTQFGMIIHGWKTRMDKEALKKDPIHELVRVYKDVNAEGKVNEAVREMCKTELVKLQQGDAENLEIWKECVKLTLDQLHDVYGKLDISFDHYLGESFYNDALGPLVEDMLAQKQAQVSEGAVCVFSDGTKKPEQDPFLIFKDGEWTALPLIIRKADGGFLYGTTDLATVDYRVNEWKAEEVWYVVGAPQQLHFRQLFDASRRRGHQTRMEHIAFGSILGPDGKMFKTRSGESVGLLEVIEEAVERAATVVAEREGFTDEEKSEVAEIIGIAAVKYAELSQHRMTDYKFSWDKMLSLQGNTAPYLINAYVRTRSIFRKLDGAVTLTDDVVLTEDAERALAMKLLQFGEAVHDVLEDFRPNLLAQYLYDLASAFHGFFEACPVLRSEGVTRNTRLVLCDATSRVLKEGLGLLGIKTTERM; this is translated from the coding sequence ATGTCCACGTTTCGCAAGTTGCTGTCCCAGCGTCTCCAGGCCGCCTTCGCCGCGGCAAATATCACCCTGCCTGAGGGTGCAGTCATTGATGTGACGAATGCCAGCGACTCCCGATTTGGCGACTACCAGAGCAATGCGGCCATGACCGTGGCCAAGCTCCTGAAAACGAATCCCCGCCAGCTCGCCACGACCATCGCGGATACCTTCGATGGCACCGGCCTCTGCCAGAAGCCGGAGGTGGCCGGTCCCGGCTTCCTGAACTTCCGCCTCACGAATGAGACACTCGCCTCCACGCTGAATGCCCATGTGGCGGATGCGCATCTCGGTGTGCCTCGCGCGGAGCAGGCGAAGACCATTGTCGTGGACTTCTCTGCGCCGAACGTGGCCAAGCCCATGCACGTGGGCCACATCCGCAGCACGTTCATCGGCGACAGCCTCGCGCGGCTTGCGCGCTATGTGGGCCACCACGTCATCACGGACAATCACATCGGCGACTGGGGCACGCAGTTCGGCATGATCATCCACGGCTGGAAGACGCGGATGGACAAGGAGGCGCTCAAGAAGGATCCCATCCATGAACTCGTGCGCGTCTACAAGGATGTGAACGCCGAGGGCAAGGTGAACGAGGCTGTGCGCGAGATGTGCAAGACCGAACTGGTGAAACTCCAGCAGGGCGACGCGGAGAACCTCGAGATCTGGAAGGAGTGTGTGAAGCTCACTCTCGACCAACTGCACGATGTCTACGGCAAGCTCGATATCAGCTTTGACCACTACCTCGGCGAGAGTTTCTACAACGATGCACTTGGTCCGCTCGTGGAGGACATGCTCGCGCAGAAACAGGCGCAGGTCAGTGAGGGCGCGGTGTGTGTGTTCTCGGATGGCACCAAGAAGCCAGAGCAGGACCCTTTCCTCATCTTCAAGGATGGCGAGTGGACCGCCCTTCCTCTCATCATTCGCAAGGCGGACGGCGGATTCCTTTACGGCACCACGGACCTCGCCACGGTGGACTATCGCGTCAACGAATGGAAGGCAGAAGAGGTCTGGTACGTCGTGGGCGCGCCGCAGCAGTTGCATTTCCGGCAGCTCTTCGATGCCTCACGGCGTCGTGGTCACCAGACGCGCATGGAGCACATCGCCTTCGGCTCCATCTTGGGGCCTGATGGCAAAATGTTCAAGACGCGCTCAGGCGAAAGCGTGGGCCTGCTCGAAGTGATCGAGGAAGCCGTGGAACGCGCTGCCACCGTGGTGGCCGAGCGTGAAGGTTTCACTGATGAGGAGAAGTCCGAGGTCGCCGAGATCATCGGCATCGCTGCCGTGAAGTATGCGGAGCTCAGCCAGCACCGCATGACGGACTACAAGTTCTCCTGGGACAAGATGCTCTCTCTCCAGGGGAATACGGCCCCGTATCTCATCAATGCCTATGTGCGTACGCGCTCCATCTTCCGGAAACTGGATGGTGCGGTCACGCTCACCGACGACGTCGTACTGACCGAAGATGCGGAACGAGCCCTTGCAATGAAGCTTCTGCAGTTCGGCGAAGCGGTGCATGACGTGCTGGAGGACTTCCGTCCGAACCTGCTTGCGCAGTATTTGTATGATCTTGCGAGTGCCTTCCACGGCTTCTTTGAAGCATGCCCTGTGCTGCGTTCCGAAGGCGTCACCCGCAACACCCGTCTTGTGCTCTGCGATGCCACCTCCCGCGTGCTGAAGGAAGGTTTGGGGCTGCTGGGGATCAAGACGACGGAGAGGATGTAG